In the Leptospira limi genome, one interval contains:
- the pbpC gene encoding penicillin-binding protein 1C: MISYFHRMATVKFVTLFLFFPSIVWALPTYQEVKANFTPSDIRLYDRKNELIQRLRIRKDFRSEEWVEYKEFPKFLIDSVIHAEDKRFFEHGGVDGNSIVASIFTGLKGSSFRGASTISMQLVTLLDPELQPKKNQRKSIFQKLKQINRVMELESIWNKEEILTAYLNLIYFRGELKGIASASKGLFRKSVSSITPNESYLLAALIRSPQSPIEKVAKRVCALKWERDGKTSDCEELSRFVRESLFRNLDYPQEPSHVPLFAKSVIELGGYNQFQKQKIETSLSFIYQKKIEEILRRNIKTLENRNVKDGAVIVLENKTGNILVYVPNIGRESSVSQLDLVRTKRQVGSTLKPFVYALNFEQKKLTPQSILSDSPIGIPVYQGIYRPLNYDKSYKGNVTVRESLASSLNIPAIRALSFLDVNEFVSLLENLGIHGLQYPEFYGPSLALGAADISLLELTNAYRMFANGGMYSQIQWKKFETNQSQKRIFSPQVSYMISEILSDREARSLGFGWDNFLSTSYFTAVKTGTSQDMRDNWCIGYSEHYTVGVWVGNPTGSPMLDVSGITGAAPVWRETMDLLHESLISKLHPIEESNYSEIEPNLEILSSNENQIEKTKSFRILTPVSGSIFALDPDIPNGRQKILFTISSYDVSYSYHLNDAFLANAKEPYLWEPKKGEYRLEIKDKDQKVVSLSLFEVR; encoded by the coding sequence TTCCCTTCCATTGTATGGGCACTTCCTACCTATCAGGAAGTAAAAGCTAATTTCACACCATCTGACATCCGTTTGTATGATCGAAAAAATGAACTCATCCAACGCCTTCGGATCCGAAAGGATTTTCGATCAGAAGAATGGGTGGAATATAAAGAATTCCCAAAATTTTTAATCGATTCTGTCATCCATGCAGAAGATAAACGTTTTTTTGAACATGGTGGAGTGGATGGAAATTCAATCGTAGCTTCCATTTTTACTGGTTTAAAAGGATCTTCCTTCCGTGGTGCATCCACTATATCAATGCAACTTGTCACTCTTCTTGATCCAGAGTTACAACCAAAGAAAAACCAAAGGAAATCCATCTTTCAAAAACTCAAACAAATCAATCGAGTTATGGAACTGGAATCAATTTGGAACAAAGAAGAAATACTGACTGCCTATCTAAATTTGATTTATTTTCGTGGGGAACTGAAAGGAATTGCTTCTGCTTCCAAAGGATTGTTTCGAAAATCGGTTTCATCGATCACTCCGAATGAATCGTATTTACTCGCAGCATTAATTCGTTCTCCTCAAAGTCCGATTGAAAAAGTAGCAAAGCGAGTTTGTGCGCTTAAGTGGGAAAGAGATGGGAAAACATCCGATTGTGAGGAACTTTCTCGTTTTGTTAGGGAAAGTTTGTTTCGTAATTTAGATTATCCACAAGAGCCTTCCCATGTCCCTCTTTTTGCAAAATCAGTGATTGAATTAGGTGGATACAATCAATTTCAAAAACAAAAAATTGAAACTTCTTTATCCTTTATTTACCAGAAGAAAATCGAAGAAATTCTGAGAAGAAATATAAAAACATTAGAAAATAGAAATGTAAAAGATGGTGCTGTGATTGTATTGGAAAACAAAACGGGAAATATTCTCGTGTATGTTCCCAATATTGGGAGAGAAAGTTCGGTTTCTCAATTGGATTTAGTTCGAACTAAAAGGCAAGTTGGATCCACTTTAAAACCATTTGTCTATGCTTTAAATTTTGAGCAGAAAAAGCTCACTCCTCAATCCATTTTATCTGATTCACCCATTGGAATTCCAGTTTACCAAGGTATTTATAGACCTCTGAATTATGACAAATCATATAAAGGAAACGTCACCGTAAGGGAAAGTTTAGCATCCTCTTTAAATATTCCTGCCATTCGAGCTTTGTCTTTTTTAGATGTAAATGAATTTGTATCCCTTTTAGAAAATCTTGGAATTCACGGATTACAATACCCAGAGTTTTACGGTCCATCACTTGCACTAGGTGCAGCAGACATTAGTTTGTTAGAATTGACTAATGCATATCGTATGTTTGCAAATGGTGGTATGTATTCCCAAATCCAATGGAAAAAATTTGAAACAAACCAAAGTCAAAAAAGAATTTTCTCTCCGCAGGTAAGTTATATGATTTCTGAAATTTTATCTGACAGAGAAGCAAGGTCTCTTGGTTTTGGATGGGATAATTTTTTATCCACATCGTATTTTACAGCGGTAAAAACGGGAACAAGCCAAGATATGCGAGATAATTGGTGTATTGGATATTCAGAACATTATACTGTTGGAGTGTGGGTAGGCAATCCGACTGGAAGTCCAATGTTGGATGTGTCTGGAATCACAGGTGCAGCACCTGTTTGGCGAGAAACAATGGACTTATTACATGAATCACTCATTTCAAAATTACATCCGATAGAAGAATCCAATTATTCTGAGATCGAACCAAATCTTGAAATTTTGTCGTCTAATGAGAATCAAATTGAGAAAACAAAATCATTTCGAATTTTGACACCTGTGAGTGGGAGTATTTTTGCATTGGATCCAGATATTCCGAATGGCCGACAAAAAATCCTCTTTACAATCAGTTCCTACGATGTTTCGTATTCTTATCATTTAAACGATGCCTTTCTTGCGAATGCAAAAGAACCATATCTCTGGGAGCCAAAAAAAGGAGAGTATCGATTGGAAATCAAAGACAAAGATCAAAAGGTTGTATCCTTATCTTTATTTGAAGTTCGGTAA
- a CDS encoding acyl-CoA thioesterase, with the protein MSKPSKYKHKFTQQVVWGEMDAFGHVNNVTYVRYFESARADYFTKEGLWDSPLKPVKAGPVLTHLDMDYRKQVVFPATLEITLEVNAISSRAFSVICSMWNEENECVLTGNASFVWFDFSLQKPSALPEHFKTKFGNSNLV; encoded by the coding sequence ATGTCAAAACCATCTAAGTACAAACATAAATTCACACAACAAGTGGTCTGGGGAGAGATGGATGCTTTTGGCCATGTCAACAATGTCACCTACGTTCGTTACTTTGAGTCTGCAAGAGCAGATTATTTTACAAAAGAAGGATTATGGGATTCTCCATTAAAACCTGTAAAAGCAGGTCCAGTACTCACCCATTTGGATATGGATTATCGTAAACAAGTTGTTTTCCCTGCCACCTTGGAAATCACTCTTGAAGTGAATGCAATTTCGTCTCGAGCTTTCTCTGTGATTTGTTCTATGTGGAATGAAGAAAATGAATGTGTTTTAACAGGGAATGCTTCCTTTGTTTGGTTTGATTTCTCATTGCAAAAACCTTCTGCATTACCTGAACATTTCAAAACAAAATTTGGAAATTCTAATTTGGTATGA
- a CDS encoding PP2C family protein-serine/threonine phosphatase, producing MMLQSIQDRFQLDDEVLKISRICLVVFSSFIGFGIFAPVDELGLYDPKWIRVIHASITISFFVATYFVSWVRKNIQTIMLVFFYTMSAHSLILLYWNSLYIGYLVGMILVLSCIGVSFVDRRSLVSYLGTVTSFGILVGIYTKDQQVDLSLYLSAIITPALVSYLTLNIRLSSVEKLRSSESQLKKFQDRMLSELELANETQSNLVTTDWPKKKGIKFYSFFRSFDQVGGDAISYFEREDGKMALFFADVSGHGIASAMVSAMAVLAFKIHGNQNQPSECLKAIHDDLQSLVPNNHISACVLFVDLETKEIKYSIAGHPPIIHIQKENGPKFLEGLGTLIVSFLKPNLKNYQITLGSGDRILLYSDGILEVFDESGEIYGEEHLFDSIKNHSDKKGDEFLNAIYEDSMSFSAKRISDDMSMLLLEIQ from the coding sequence ATGATGTTACAATCAATTCAAGATCGATTCCAATTAGATGATGAGGTTCTAAAAATATCTAGGATCTGCCTTGTTGTGTTTTCTAGTTTTATCGGATTTGGAATCTTTGCCCCTGTCGATGAATTGGGATTATACGACCCTAAGTGGATTCGAGTGATCCATGCTTCCATTACAATTTCATTTTTCGTTGCTACCTATTTTGTAAGCTGGGTACGAAAAAATATCCAAACCATTATGTTGGTATTTTTTTATACAATGAGTGCTCACTCTTTAATCCTATTGTATTGGAACTCTTTATACATCGGATATTTGGTTGGAATGATTTTGGTTCTCTCTTGTATTGGTGTGAGTTTTGTGGACAGACGTTCACTTGTTTCCTATCTGGGCACTGTTACTTCATTTGGGATATTAGTTGGAATTTATACTAAAGATCAGCAAGTCGACTTGTCTTTATATTTATCTGCAATTATCACTCCTGCTTTGGTTTCATACCTAACGCTAAATATACGGCTGAGTTCTGTTGAAAAGTTAAGAAGTTCAGAATCCCAACTTAAAAAATTCCAAGACAGAATGTTAAGTGAATTGGAATTAGCAAATGAAACCCAATCAAATTTAGTCACAACCGACTGGCCCAAAAAAAAGGGGATCAAATTTTATTCTTTTTTTCGTTCCTTTGACCAAGTAGGAGGAGATGCGATCAGTTACTTTGAAAGAGAAGATGGCAAAATGGCATTATTTTTTGCGGATGTATCGGGTCATGGAATTGCATCAGCAATGGTGTCTGCGATGGCAGTTTTGGCCTTTAAAATCCATGGGAACCAAAACCAACCATCCGAATGTTTGAAAGCAATACATGATGATTTACAAAGTTTAGTACCAAACAATCATATAAGTGCCTGTGTTTTGTTTGTGGATTTAGAAACAAAAGAAATTAAATATTCGATAGCAGGCCATCCTCCAATCATTCATATCCAAAAAGAAAATGGACCAAAGTTTTTAGAAGGACTAGGAACACTCATTGTTTCCTTTCTCAAACCAAACCTAAAAAACTACCAAATCACACTTGGATCAGGAGATAGGATTTTATTGTATTCCGATGGAATTTTGGAGGTCTTTGACGAATCAGGTGAAATCTATGGTGAAGAACATTTGTTTGATTCCATCAAAAATCATTCTGACAAAAAAGGTGATGAATTTTTAAATGCTATTTATGAAGACTCAATGTCATTTTCCGCGAAACGCATTTCGGATGATATGAGTATGTTATTATTGGAAATACAATGA
- a CDS encoding LptF/LptG family permease — MNLILTPFLWFKREFIPFRTLDRYLFFDFFKTFIGTLIMLTSMIVIYKFTDVMKYLVSSKVNQSHVYLHVLYSLPSMVDQVVAPALMFSVCFVIGQFSVNKELVAMMVAGVSFIRIITPILFFGIAMWLIMTLFGQTVVIPANKKAQIEFSIMAKGSNRLIDFVYQLHIKGKKGFYYVYWIDEKENTVKGGFNYIEMTPDGFPTYTVSSQKAKFIPNPHSWVLYDAEEVRFNENLELVSRTKYAEKTYDFVEDLAYFSKPVRNPEEMNFFELADEIESRITKGIPFRNVIVQQHMAFAMPLMSFVVVTLGALAGAITKRSAGVASLGLTIAVVLLYYILNSTAKTLAENGALPIWIGMWITPVIFTYAAYFLYRRMNI, encoded by the coding sequence ATGAACCTTATTTTAACACCGTTTCTCTGGTTCAAACGAGAGTTTATCCCTTTTCGAACTCTCGACAGATATTTATTTTTTGATTTTTTCAAAACCTTCATTGGCACATTAATCATGTTAACATCGATGATTGTCATTTATAAATTCACAGATGTGATGAAGTATTTAGTTTCTTCAAAAGTGAATCAGTCCCATGTATACTTACATGTTCTGTATTCTTTGCCATCAATGGTAGATCAAGTAGTAGCACCAGCTCTCATGTTTTCCGTTTGTTTTGTCATCGGACAATTTAGCGTGAATAAGGAACTAGTGGCAATGATGGTTGCAGGTGTGTCCTTCATTAGAATCATCACACCAATTTTATTTTTTGGTATCGCCATGTGGCTCATCATGACATTGTTTGGGCAAACCGTTGTGATTCCTGCGAATAAAAAAGCACAAATAGAATTTAGCATTATGGCAAAAGGTTCCAATCGGTTAATCGATTTTGTCTATCAATTGCATATCAAAGGTAAAAAAGGATTTTATTACGTATATTGGATTGATGAAAAGGAAAACACAGTTAAGGGAGGATTTAATTATATTGAAATGACTCCTGATGGATTTCCTACTTACACCGTGTCATCCCAAAAAGCAAAATTCATTCCAAATCCGCATAGTTGGGTTTTATATGACGCAGAAGAAGTTAGATTCAATGAAAATTTAGAACTGGTTTCAAGAACCAAATATGCGGAAAAAACATATGATTTTGTTGAGGATTTAGCTTACTTTTCAAAACCAGTTCGAAATCCAGAGGAAATGAACTTTTTTGAACTCGCTGATGAAATTGAATCACGAATTACCAAAGGGATTCCCTTTCGGAATGTGATCGTACAACAACATATGGCATTTGCGATGCCACTTATGTCCTTTGTGGTTGTAACACTTGGTGCACTTGCCGGTGCGATCACAAAACGTTCTGCAGGTGTTGCAAGCCTTGGACTCACGATTGCTGTGGTGTTGTTATACTATATTCTAAATTCAACTGCTAAAACATTAGCAGAAAATGGAGCATTGCCGATTTGGATCGGGATGTGGATCACTCCTGTAATTTTCACTTACGCAGCTTATTTCCTCTACCGAAGGATGAATATTTAA
- a CDS encoding FAD-binding oxidoreductase — protein MVTKKTKSIPNIKVPMKEKVEAWGMSSFSMSPVFRPETEEEIKELFVWANQTGTKVALRGGGCSYGDASTNTDGIVLDLTRFNKVLDFNLKSGVMTVQSGARIKDLWETGIENGFWPPVVSGTMMPTLGGALSMNIHGKNNFKVGTIGEHIKEFTFLTAKGDILECSPKKNSDLFYSAISGFGMLGCFLTVQIKMKPIYSGKMKIDPVYVRNFDELFAYFEEHYKTADYLVGWIDAFASGKSLGRGQIHKATNLKEGEDPDFPGNCLLERQHLPSRLFYVIPKKWMWILMRPFSFNFGMRMINLAKCIASILVNNKAYYQGHAEYAFLLDYVPNWKFVYKPGSMIQYQVFIPKENAKQAFSEIFTKCQERGIVNYLSVFKKHKPDPFLLTHAVDGFSMAMDFPVTKGNREKLWSLCYELDEIVLKHKGRFYFAKDSTLRKRVMESYFPKENLKKFYSLKKKYDPKGILQTDLYKRVFLS, from the coding sequence ATGGTTACAAAAAAAACAAAATCCATCCCTAACATAAAAGTCCCAATGAAAGAAAAGGTAGAAGCATGGGGAATGAGTTCATTTTCCATGTCACCGGTGTTTCGACCAGAAACAGAGGAAGAAATCAAAGAACTTTTTGTTTGGGCGAACCAAACTGGCACCAAAGTAGCGTTACGCGGAGGTGGATGTAGTTATGGTGATGCATCAACCAATACAGATGGAATTGTTTTAGATTTAACTCGTTTTAATAAAGTATTAGATTTTAACTTAAAATCGGGTGTGATGACGGTCCAATCTGGAGCTCGTATCAAAGACCTTTGGGAAACAGGGATCGAAAATGGATTTTGGCCACCTGTTGTTTCTGGAACAATGATGCCAACTCTCGGTGGTGCTCTTTCCATGAACATTCATGGAAAAAATAATTTTAAAGTGGGAACCATCGGCGAACACATCAAAGAATTTACCTTTTTAACGGCAAAAGGTGATATCCTAGAATGTTCTCCTAAAAAAAATTCGGATCTATTTTATTCTGCCATTTCCGGCTTTGGTATGTTAGGTTGTTTTTTGACAGTACAAATCAAAATGAAACCAATTTATTCAGGAAAGATGAAAATTGATCCCGTGTATGTACGAAACTTCGATGAATTATTTGCTTATTTTGAAGAACACTACAAAACCGCAGATTATTTAGTGGGTTGGATTGATGCATTTGCATCTGGAAAATCATTAGGCCGTGGTCAAATTCACAAAGCAACCAATCTAAAAGAAGGTGAAGACCCAGATTTTCCAGGGAATTGTTTGTTAGAAAGACAACACCTTCCTTCCCGTTTATTTTATGTGATTCCTAAAAAATGGATGTGGATCCTTATGCGCCCATTCAGCTTTAATTTTGGAATGAGGATGATCAATTTAGCAAAATGTATCGCAAGCATTCTGGTAAACAACAAAGCGTATTACCAAGGTCATGCGGAGTACGCATTTTTACTAGACTATGTTCCGAATTGGAAATTTGTCTACAAACCTGGTTCAATGATCCAATACCAAGTGTTTATTCCAAAAGAAAACGCCAAACAAGCATTCAGTGAAATATTCACAAAATGCCAAGAACGCGGTATCGTGAATTACTTATCAGTTTTCAAAAAACACAAACCTGATCCATTCCTTCTCACACATGCGGTGGATGGATTTTCAATGGCGATGGATTTTCCTGTAACAAAAGGGAATCGTGAAAAACTTTGGTCTCTTTGTTATGAACTTGATGAGATTGTCTTAAAACACAAAGGAAGATTTTATTTTGCAAAAGATTCTACTCTCCGCAAACGTGTGATGGAATCTTATTTTCCAAAAGAAAATTTAAAGAAGTTTTATTCTTTAAAGAAAAAATATGATCCAAAAGGAATTTTACAAACAGATTTGTACAAACGAGTGTTTTTAAGTTAA
- a CDS encoding SDR family NAD(P)-dependent oxidoreductase: MGKKIIVVGASSGIGKAIAEQELNAGSSVVLLARREKSLESIAKKANSSKEKRAFPLVFDVTKFVTAEKTFQKAVSLLGGVDEVYFASGVMPEIGKQEYNVSKDLEMLNVNLLGAVAFLNPVATFFTKQKSGKIIGISSIAGERGRKGNPVYNTSKAGLNTYLEALRNRLSEVNVQVTTIKPGFVKTEMTDGLVLPEKGLLKAITAEEAAEKIRAIVASGKDEAFVPGIWALVALIIRNIPNFIFKKLSI; this comes from the coding sequence ATGGGGAAAAAAATAATCGTCGTCGGTGCCTCGAGTGGGATCGGAAAAGCCATTGCTGAACAAGAATTGAACGCTGGGTCCTCCGTGGTCCTTTTAGCGAGAAGGGAAAAATCCCTAGAGTCCATTGCCAAAAAAGCAAATTCCTCCAAAGAGAAACGAGCCTTCCCTTTGGTCTTTGATGTGACTAAATTTGTGACAGCAGAAAAAACCTTCCAAAAAGCTGTCTCACTCCTTGGTGGTGTGGACGAAGTCTATTTTGCATCTGGTGTGATGCCGGAGATTGGAAAACAAGAATACAATGTAAGTAAAGATTTAGAAATGTTAAACGTTAACCTTCTGGGAGCTGTTGCCTTTTTAAATCCTGTTGCTACTTTTTTTACCAAACAAAAATCAGGAAAGATCATTGGAATCTCTTCTATTGCGGGAGAAAGAGGCAGGAAAGGAAATCCTGTTTATAACACTTCCAAAGCGGGTCTCAATACTTATTTAGAAGCACTACGAAATCGTCTATCAGAAGTAAATGTCCAAGTAACAACGATTAAACCAGGGTTTGTCAAAACTGAAATGACGGATGGTTTGGTTTTACCGGAAAAAGGTTTACTCAAAGCAATTACTGCTGAAGAAGCAGCCGAAAAAATTCGAGCCATCGTTGCGAGTGGCAAAGATGAAGCTTTTGTTCCCGGCATTTGGGCACTTGTTGCTCTTATCATTCGAAACATTCCCAACTTTATTTTCAAAAAACTGAGTATCTAA
- a CDS encoding NYN domain-containing protein, with protein sequence MPVNERILIDGMNLMYKFPDLAFCLGEYRLLDARSGLLVHLKRHFPDLNQRKVLIFFDGKKELLSECYSEEWEGFSIHYSHEKKADELIIGYLNYCQVPSQCLVVTSDKEILSYARRLRVKRKTSEEFYAEWVKRETEVDETEFNHLKEGLTPSSESDYWERQFLP encoded by the coding sequence GTGCCCGTAAATGAGAGAATCCTGATCGACGGGATGAATTTGATGTATAAATTTCCTGACCTGGCATTTTGTTTGGGGGAATACCGTCTCCTAGATGCTAGAAGTGGACTACTCGTTCATTTAAAACGCCATTTTCCTGACCTAAACCAACGCAAAGTTCTCATCTTTTTTGACGGAAAGAAGGAGTTACTTTCTGAATGTTATTCCGAGGAGTGGGAAGGATTTTCCATCCATTACAGTCATGAAAAAAAAGCGGACGAACTCATCATTGGGTATTTAAACTATTGTCAAGTACCTTCTCAATGTTTGGTGGTAACTTCAGACAAAGAGATCTTAAGTTATGCAAGAAGGTTAAGGGTAAAACGTAAAACTTCTGAAGAGTTTTATGCGGAATGGGTCAAACGGGAAACAGAAGTGGATGAGACCGAATTTAACCACCTGAAAGAAGGATTGACACCTAGTTCGGAAAGCGATTACTGGGAGAGACAATTCCTTCCTTGA
- a CDS encoding MBOAT family O-acyltransferase, with amino-acid sequence MLFNSIPFLIFFSVVYLLYWAIPKEFRKGFLLFAGICFYAYFSLALTVHFLVVITVNYLLYRKIQSTPTRFWVGLTVSLNLINLGFFKYVYFFSKVLADLTSYPFFQQVPNLIHIALPLAISFYTFQVIAAAVDTYRNPNLPTVKVEDYFLFVAFFPVLIAGPIMRMSDFFPNLDKLTPSKEKMYRASYLMMSGLVKKVLVADPMSLTISPVFNSPSDYDSFSLFIAGICYSIQVFSDFSGLTDMARSVALYLGFETPENFKAPFFSTSGRELWKRWHITLSFWLRDYIYFPLGGSKKGELRTYLNLIIIMTLGGFWHGADYTFICWGFYWGVILAGERFLEGKLGLKLTPEKNKVLIVLKAMIVFVLFSISGLMFRSNNATNMVDHFYGIFTHFSHSLERLLDGTSNHWLVSATSLLGEGSSFKYLHIENLERIFYTSFAVLFFHHLQYFPEFWEKIRKHDVWLVPTLGIITIFLLATLSQDGGEFIYYRF; translated from the coding sequence ATGTTGTTCAATTCAATACCATTTTTAATCTTCTTTTCTGTCGTTTACCTTTTGTATTGGGCCATCCCCAAAGAATTTCGTAAGGGTTTTCTTCTTTTCGCCGGGATTTGCTTTTATGCATATTTCTCATTAGCACTTACGGTTCACTTCCTTGTAGTCATAACGGTCAATTACCTTCTGTATCGTAAGATCCAATCGACTCCGACTCGTTTTTGGGTGGGGCTTACAGTTTCACTTAACTTGATCAATTTAGGTTTTTTTAAGTATGTCTATTTCTTTAGTAAGGTACTTGCTGATCTAACAAGTTATCCTTTTTTCCAACAAGTTCCAAATCTTATCCACATTGCACTTCCGCTTGCGATCAGTTTTTATACCTTCCAAGTCATTGCAGCAGCGGTAGACACGTATCGAAATCCTAATCTTCCCACTGTGAAAGTGGAAGACTACTTCTTGTTTGTCGCATTTTTTCCTGTATTAATTGCAGGACCAATCATGCGGATGTCAGATTTTTTTCCAAACTTAGACAAACTCACACCTAGCAAAGAAAAGATGTATCGAGCATCATACTTGATGATGTCAGGTCTCGTTAAGAAGGTGTTAGTTGCTGATCCAATGTCTCTTACAATTTCACCTGTATTTAATTCTCCATCGGATTATGATTCTTTTTCATTGTTCATTGCTGGAATTTGTTATTCCATTCAGGTATTCAGTGATTTTTCGGGTCTTACCGATATGGCAAGGTCAGTTGCATTGTATTTAGGTTTTGAAACTCCTGAAAACTTTAAGGCACCTTTTTTCTCAACATCAGGTCGGGAGTTATGGAAAAGATGGCATATCACCCTCTCCTTTTGGTTACGTGACTATATATATTTCCCGTTAGGTGGATCTAAGAAAGGTGAACTAAGAACATATCTCAATTTAATTATCATAATGACATTGGGTGGATTTTGGCATGGAGCTGATTATACTTTTATCTGCTGGGGATTTTATTGGGGTGTGATTTTAGCAGGTGAACGCTTCTTAGAAGGGAAATTAGGACTCAAATTAACACCTGAAAAAAACAAAGTTTTAATTGTACTGAAAGCAATGATTGTATTTGTTTTATTTTCCATTTCAGGACTCATGTTTCGTTCCAATAATGCAACGAATATGGTGGATCATTTTTATGGAATTTTCACACATTTTTCTCATAGTTTAGAGCGCTTGTTAGATGGAACTTCCAATCATTGGCTTGTTTCTGCAACATCATTATTAGGTGAAGGTTCTTCTTTTAAATACTTACATATTGAAAACTTGGAACGTATATTTTATACTTCGTTTGCAGTATTATTCTTTCATCATCTACAATACTTTCCTGAATTTTGGGAAAAAATTCGTAAACATGATGTTTGGTTGGTTCCAACACTCGGTATCATCACAATCTTTTTGTTAGCCACATTATCACAAGATGGTGGCGAGTTTATCTATTATCGCTTTTAG
- a CDS encoding DUF1574 domain-containing protein — protein METLDLIRNRYLLVPFLVVFLTFCLDKLLVLENVHTYFSKSLSDINYIQKNELYEDLKEYLKLKDRDKVIVYFGNSRALLFDNEYIHKKYPGWVMFNFSVPGGKPDYVLQWMEQFAKDEVKPEFFLFDHSVEMFNSTATLKVDETLTNGLNVSFVLKHFSKFSTDEISTLIAKRMFRAYQYRPKLEVIITRAKNKDTLLYPYRSLRNNLMANLKKGKGSAMTPGTHQAVLPPELLKKSAIGDFHSYLVPFRFSENILSFTDQSLQLAKQLNVPSAVIWVRLSLPYMDHIRHLKVSVAENKEGTVYEDWYPRIVEYHKQNGIPFWNMNDDPTYTCNEFSDAGHMSPSCYNDYTDYIFKNLNQSLVMGAR, from the coding sequence GTGGAAACTTTGGATTTAATACGAAATCGTTATTTGTTAGTCCCATTTTTAGTTGTTTTTTTAACATTTTGTCTAGATAAATTATTGGTTTTGGAAAATGTTCATACATATTTTTCAAAATCTTTGTCTGATATCAATTACATCCAAAAAAACGAATTATATGAAGACTTAAAAGAATACTTAAAACTCAAAGATAGAGATAAGGTGATTGTCTACTTTGGAAATTCAAGAGCTCTCCTTTTTGATAACGAATACATTCATAAAAAGTACCCTGGTTGGGTGATGTTTAATTTTTCTGTTCCTGGCGGGAAACCGGATTACGTATTACAATGGATGGAGCAGTTTGCAAAGGATGAAGTAAAACCGGAATTCTTTTTATTTGATCATTCTGTAGAAATGTTTAACTCTACTGCCACCTTAAAAGTGGATGAAACCTTAACCAATGGGCTCAATGTTTCATTTGTACTAAAACATTTTTCCAAATTTTCAACTGATGAGATATCAACACTAATCGCAAAACGTATGTTCCGTGCATATCAATACCGTCCTAAATTGGAAGTTATCATCACAAGAGCCAAAAATAAAGACACTTTGTTGTATCCTTATAGAAGTTTGCGTAATAATCTTATGGCAAATTTGAAAAAGGGGAAAGGTTCTGCGATGACTCCAGGGACACACCAAGCAGTCCTTCCACCAGAATTATTAAAAAAATCAGCCATTGGTGATTTTCATTCTTATCTAGTTCCATTCCGATTTTCTGAGAATATATTGAGTTTCACAGACCAATCATTACAATTAGCGAAACAGTTAAATGTTCCTTCGGCTGTCATTTGGGTTAGGTTATCTTTACCTTATATGGATCACATAAGGCATTTAAAAGTATCAGTAGCAGAGAACAAAGAGGGAACTGTTTATGAAGATTGGTATCCGCGTATCGTGGAATACCACAAACAAAATGGAATCCCATTTTGGAATATGAATGATGATCCTACATACACCTGCAACGAGTTTAGTGATGCAGGTCACATGTCACCATCGTGTTATAATGATTACACCGACTATATTTTTAAAAACTTAAATCAATCTTTGGTGATGGGAGCTCGGTAA